Proteins from a single region of Siphonobacter curvatus:
- a CDS encoding VCBS repeat-containing protein produces the protein MNPSKLGLGLLIGMALPLWLAFHGTPPLLFVKIPANQSGVTFTNEIRETDSLHIFRYEYLYNGNGVGVGDFDGDGLPDLFFSGNTVAHRLYLNRGNWKFSDITAQAGVAGNGTWGTGVSIVDINADGRPDIYVCHSGKFGPEQLVNELFINEGLKDGVPHFTEQAKKYGLDLPGTQTTQAAFFDYDRDGDLDVFILNHSNHTFNPLLNTRQLRNTPDKRFGNLLLRNEDGRFTDLTLGEGILNNPINFGLGVGVSDLNNDGWPDLYTTSDYTEQDCLYINQHDASGKHTGFKETIRSSMAHTSKFSMGCDLADFNNDTLPDVVTLDMLPADNHRQKMLKGADEYDTYKLLIDSGYVRQQMRNMLQLNQGTDPRGQLQFSEIGQLSGVAATDWSWSALLADFDNDGWKDLFISNGYLRDFTDMDFMKYTVAETKLKEAARGNLNFQTLDLVKQMPSNRLINYIFRNNHDLTFTDQSQAWGLTTPAVSGASAYADFDGDGDLDLVICHQNEPVSLYQNQTNTQPKHYLRVRLKGESGNTQALGAKVILETKTGKQLQMVSPVRGYQASVETILHFGLGDESQITRLTIYWPNGKTSTLRNPKADQLLVIDEKDTERALPQPQPGAQPWFRPLRTATLLPYKHRENDFVDFKVEVLIPYQLSRLGPAMTKGDVNGDGLEDLFLGGAVDQSGELWLQQANGSFVRATSQPWRSDAASEDVNAIFFDADQDSDLDLYIVSGGNEYESASPEYQDRLYLNDGKGNFSRAPAGVLPIMRDSKMALAVADMDGDGDLDVFVGGRGKAGSFPFASSSYLLRNDTPKGGTPRFTDVTDAIAPACRQIGMVQAAAWGDVNGDRQPDLVLAGDWMPVSILLQKNGTLQNQTESLGLTASTGCWASLQLADLEGDGDLDILAGNAGRNTLFQPRPEQPMRVVAGDIDGDGIIDPIWTYYVQGKSYPAASRDELLDQVVPLRKKFTRYHQYADATVENLFSKAALSQAKVVEAREMSSGIFFNENGTFRFTPFPVEAQFSRVSTMLLADWNKDGKPDILLAGNFSPYRVQHGPCDASFGLILQDDGKGQFRAVPPRESGLWLGGDVRQGLLVPTSTGQQRLYFTVNDGSLLGYER, from the coding sequence ATGAACCCTTCCAAGTTAGGGCTGGGCCTTCTGATCGGAATGGCCCTGCCTCTTTGGCTGGCTTTCCACGGTACGCCTCCACTATTATTTGTGAAAATCCCAGCTAATCAGTCTGGCGTAACCTTTACCAATGAAATCCGGGAAACGGATTCCCTGCACATTTTCCGCTACGAATACCTCTACAATGGCAATGGCGTAGGCGTAGGCGATTTCGACGGTGATGGATTACCTGACTTGTTTTTCTCCGGCAATACCGTAGCTCATAGATTGTACCTGAACCGGGGCAACTGGAAATTTAGCGACATCACCGCACAGGCGGGGGTAGCCGGAAATGGTACCTGGGGAACCGGCGTCAGTATAGTGGACATCAACGCCGATGGGCGACCCGATATTTACGTCTGCCATTCCGGGAAATTTGGGCCGGAGCAACTGGTGAACGAACTATTTATCAATGAAGGTCTCAAAGATGGTGTCCCTCATTTCACCGAGCAGGCTAAAAAATACGGACTGGATTTACCCGGCACCCAAACGACTCAGGCGGCTTTCTTTGATTACGACCGCGACGGCGATCTTGATGTCTTCATTCTTAATCACTCCAACCATACCTTCAATCCGCTGCTTAATACGCGGCAACTGCGTAATACGCCCGACAAACGATTCGGAAATTTACTGCTTCGTAATGAGGACGGCCGTTTTACCGACTTAACGCTGGGCGAAGGTATTCTGAACAATCCCATCAATTTTGGACTGGGCGTGGGTGTGAGTGACCTGAATAACGACGGATGGCCCGATTTGTACACCACCAGCGACTATACCGAACAGGACTGCCTGTACATCAATCAGCACGACGCCTCAGGAAAACATACGGGTTTTAAAGAAACGATTCGTTCCAGTATGGCCCATACATCGAAGTTCTCGATGGGCTGCGATCTGGCGGATTTCAATAACGATACGCTACCAGATGTTGTAACACTGGACATGTTACCGGCGGACAATCATCGGCAGAAAATGCTGAAAGGAGCCGACGAATACGACACCTATAAACTACTGATTGACAGCGGTTACGTCCGTCAGCAAATGCGTAACATGCTGCAACTGAACCAGGGTACTGATCCGCGGGGCCAATTGCAATTCAGTGAAATCGGTCAGCTTTCGGGCGTGGCTGCCACCGACTGGAGCTGGTCAGCCTTACTGGCTGATTTTGACAATGACGGCTGGAAAGACCTGTTCATTTCGAATGGTTATCTCCGGGATTTTACGGATATGGATTTTATGAAGTACACCGTTGCCGAAACCAAACTTAAGGAAGCGGCTCGTGGCAATCTAAATTTTCAGACCCTGGATTTGGTCAAACAAATGCCCTCTAATCGACTGATTAACTACATTTTTCGAAATAACCATGATTTAACGTTTACCGATCAATCTCAGGCTTGGGGCCTGACAACACCCGCCGTATCCGGTGCCAGTGCTTACGCCGATTTCGACGGTGATGGCGATCTGGACTTGGTCATCTGTCATCAAAACGAACCGGTTTCTCTGTACCAAAACCAAACTAACACGCAGCCCAAGCACTACCTCCGCGTACGCCTCAAGGGCGAATCCGGCAATACGCAAGCTCTGGGAGCGAAGGTCATTCTGGAAACTAAGACCGGCAAGCAGTTACAGATGGTTTCGCCCGTTCGGGGATACCAGGCTTCCGTTGAAACGATTCTTCATTTTGGTCTGGGTGACGAAAGTCAGATAACCAGACTGACCATATATTGGCCCAACGGCAAAACCAGTACACTTCGTAATCCGAAAGCCGATCAGCTCCTAGTAATTGACGAAAAGGATACGGAGAGAGCATTACCTCAACCGCAGCCCGGGGCTCAACCCTGGTTCCGTCCGCTTCGTACGGCTACGCTGCTCCCTTACAAACACCGCGAAAATGACTTTGTCGATTTTAAAGTTGAAGTACTCATTCCCTACCAACTTTCGCGGCTGGGTCCGGCGATGACGAAAGGGGATGTGAACGGCGATGGACTTGAGGACCTTTTTCTGGGCGGAGCCGTGGATCAAAGCGGAGAGCTTTGGTTACAACAGGCCAATGGCAGTTTCGTACGGGCAACGTCCCAACCCTGGCGATCCGATGCCGCCAGCGAAGATGTAAATGCCATTTTCTTTGACGCCGACCAGGATTCAGACTTGGATTTGTACATCGTTAGCGGTGGAAATGAGTACGAATCCGCCTCGCCCGAGTACCAGGATCGACTCTACCTTAATGACGGAAAAGGCAATTTCAGCCGGGCCCCGGCGGGGGTACTGCCCATCATGCGGGATAGCAAAATGGCCCTGGCCGTAGCGGATATGGATGGCGACGGCGACCTCGACGTATTTGTGGGTGGTCGGGGTAAAGCTGGGAGCTTCCCTTTCGCCTCGTCCAGTTATCTGCTACGTAACGATACGCCCAAAGGAGGTACACCTCGTTTTACTGATGTAACGGACGCCATAGCTCCCGCCTGTAGGCAAATCGGCATGGTACAGGCGGCGGCCTGGGGTGATGTAAATGGCGATCGGCAACCGGATCTGGTTCTGGCCGGGGACTGGATGCCCGTCAGTATACTCCTTCAGAAAAACGGGACCTTACAAAATCAAACGGAATCGCTGGGCCTCACGGCGAGTACTGGGTGCTGGGCTTCCTTACAACTGGCGGACCTGGAAGGTGACGGTGATTTGGACATTCTGGCCGGAAATGCGGGTCGGAATACGCTTTTCCAACCCCGCCCCGAACAGCCCATGCGAGTCGTGGCCGGGGATATTGATGGTGACGGCATCATTGACCCGATCTGGACGTATTACGTACAGGGAAAATCGTACCCGGCCGCCTCCCGCGATGAGTTACTGGATCAGGTAGTACCCTTGCGAAAAAAATTCACCCGGTACCATCAGTACGCCGATGCTACGGTTGAAAATTTATTCAGTAAAGCAGCTTTATCCCAGGCGAAAGTGGTAGAAGCCCGGGAAATGTCTTCTGGTATTTTCTTTAACGAAAACGGCACCTTTCGTTTTACTCCTTTTCCTGTGGAAGCCCAGTTCTCCCGCGTGAGTACTATGTTACTGGCCGACTGGAATAAAGATGGCAAACCGGATATTCTTTTGGCCGGTAACTTTTCGCCGTACCGGGTGCAGCACGGCCCCTGCGACGCCAGTTTTGGGCTTATTCTTCAGGACGATGGAAAAGGTCAGTTTCGGGCTGTTCCCCCGCGGGAGTCGGGTTTATGGCTCGGCGGCGACGTACGGCAGGGCTTACTCGTCCCGACGTCTACGGGTCAACAACGCTTGTAT